In Stieleria varia, one genomic interval encodes:
- a CDS encoding NAD(+) synthase, translating into MYPHGILRITAAAPHLAVANPMVNAERTIAAIEQSDSDLLLFPELGLTGYTCGDLFATDSLIDAALAALIQIKRHSETHEKIVVVGLPCSVGGSMMNVAAVICLGEIAGIVPKTFLPTYREFYEGRYFRAASEIDPETLTIDGFEVPFGTDLLFNTGAAKIAVEICEDLWTPIPPSSRAALAGANVLLNLSASNETIGKASWRRDLVRSQSGRCIAAYAYSSAGPGESTSDLVFGGHCLIAENGNLLSESRRVGDALEPAYCAETSVTCDIDLQRLMHDRRVVGSFDDGAMDIDEYRDIELHAGSTPRPMKEKLFRRVDAHPFVPDESDELEHRCGEILAIQTAGLIKRLSRLPANLTLSIGISGGLDSTLALLIALRACDATGRDRKTICGITMPGFGTTQHTRTSADRLIELTGITGECIDIRDLCLDSFRALGHSPLGIAIDESTTSQSLHEQLLALPDDASDLTFENVQARIRTMLLMSRGFVLGTGDMSEQALGWCTYNADHMSMYNVNTSIPKTLVRFLVRYSADHHFDGDLRQVLHRVADTPISPELLPPAADGTIRQNTESSIGAYELHDFFLFHFIRNGFSRDKILYLASHAQFNKPFSADEIAETLDTFLKRFFANQFKRNCVPDGPKVGSVSLSPRGDWRMPSDADPDAFY; encoded by the coding sequence GTGTATCCACACGGAATTCTTCGAATCACCGCAGCCGCACCACATCTGGCGGTTGCCAATCCGATGGTCAATGCCGAGCGTACGATCGCAGCGATCGAACAATCGGACTCGGACCTGCTGCTGTTTCCTGAACTGGGGCTGACGGGATACACCTGTGGCGACCTGTTCGCAACCGATTCATTGATCGATGCAGCCCTAGCGGCATTGATCCAAATCAAACGGCACAGCGAGACGCACGAAAAAATCGTCGTGGTTGGTTTGCCATGCTCGGTGGGCGGCTCAATGATGAATGTCGCTGCCGTGATTTGTCTGGGTGAAATCGCTGGCATCGTGCCCAAGACTTTCTTGCCAACGTATCGCGAGTTCTACGAAGGCCGCTATTTTCGCGCGGCGAGCGAGATCGATCCCGAGACGCTCACCATCGACGGTTTCGAAGTCCCCTTTGGAACGGACCTGTTGTTCAACACTGGTGCGGCGAAGATCGCCGTCGAAATCTGCGAAGATCTTTGGACGCCGATCCCTCCCAGTTCGCGTGCGGCACTGGCCGGCGCGAACGTGCTGCTGAATCTGTCGGCCAGCAACGAGACGATCGGCAAAGCAAGTTGGCGTCGCGATCTGGTGCGCAGTCAATCTGGACGTTGCATCGCCGCGTATGCGTACAGCAGCGCAGGTCCCGGCGAGTCCACCTCCGACTTGGTCTTCGGCGGCCACTGCTTGATCGCCGAAAACGGCAACCTGCTGAGTGAATCCCGTCGCGTGGGCGACGCGTTGGAGCCAGCATATTGCGCCGAAACGTCAGTGACTTGCGATATCGATTTGCAACGGTTGATGCACGACCGACGCGTTGTCGGTTCATTCGATGATGGTGCGATGGATATCGATGAGTACCGTGATATCGAATTGCACGCAGGATCGACACCGCGACCAATGAAAGAGAAACTGTTCCGCCGTGTCGATGCTCATCCGTTTGTCCCCGACGAGTCCGATGAGTTGGAACACCGATGCGGCGAGATCCTGGCGATTCAGACCGCTGGATTGATCAAACGTTTGTCGCGCCTGCCCGCCAATCTGACACTTTCAATCGGAATCTCCGGCGGACTTGATAGTACGCTGGCATTGTTGATCGCGCTGAGAGCCTGTGACGCAACGGGACGCGACCGCAAAACGATCTGCGGGATCACGATGCCGGGTTTCGGAACCACGCAACACACACGCACGAGTGCAGATCGGTTGATCGAGCTGACCGGGATCACGGGCGAGTGCATTGACATCCGCGATCTGTGCCTGGATTCCTTTCGTGCACTCGGGCATTCGCCGCTCGGGATCGCGATCGATGAATCGACGACATCGCAATCACTGCATGAACAACTGCTGGCACTGCCGGACGACGCATCGGACCTCACCTTCGAAAACGTCCAAGCACGCATTCGAACGATGCTGCTGATGAGCCGCGGTTTCGTCTTGGGCACGGGTGACATGAGCGAACAAGCGTTGGGGTGGTGCACCTACAATGCCGATCACATGTCGATGTACAACGTCAACACGTCCATCCCCAAGACCCTGGTCCGGTTCCTCGTTCGCTACTCGGCGGACCATCACTTCGACGGCGACCTGCGACAAGTCTTGCATCGCGTGGCCGACACACCGATCTCACCGGAACTGTTGCCACCAGCGGCCGACGGTACCATTCGCCAGAACACGGAGTCCTCGATCGGAGCATACGAGCTGCATGATTTCTTTCTGTTCCACTTCATCCGCAACGGGTTTTCCCGCGACAAGATCCTGTACTTGGCATCACACGCTCAGTTCAACAAGCCATTTTCAGCCGACGAGATTGCCGAAACACTGGACACATTTCTCAAGCGATTCTTTGCCAATCAGTTCAAACGCAACTGTGTCCCCGATGGGCCCAAAGTAGGCTCGGTGAGTCTTTCTCCGCGAGGTGACTGGCGAATGCCCAGCGACGCCGATCCCGACGCGTTTTATTGA